From one Trifolium pratense cultivar HEN17-A07 linkage group LG1, ARS_RC_1.1, whole genome shotgun sequence genomic stretch:
- the LOC123902399 gene encoding cell number regulator 9-like codes for MNIFGRASPPKWSAQFCGCGENAGTCLITCCLPCITFGQIAEIVDEGRSSCAVQGCVYGLLMTITCHWLYSCMYREKLRSKFGLPAEPCCDCCVHFCCDACALCQEHAELKARGFDPSRGWIGPPNAPPPHMPPTMFR; via the exons ATGAACATCTTTGGTCGTGCTTCCCCACCTAAATGGTCAGCTCAATTCTGTGGCTGTGGAGAAAACGCAGGAACAT GTTTGATAACTTGCTGTTTACCATGCATCACCTTTGGCCAAATTGCAGAAATTGTGGATGAAGGACGTAGTT CTTGTGCTGTGCAAGGATGTGTGTACGGATTACTGATGACAATTACATGTCACTGGCTATACTCATGCATGTACAGAGAGAAACTGAGATCAAAGTTTGGTTTACCAGCTGAACCATGTTGTGATTGCTGTGTCCATTTTTGTTGTGATGCATGTGCCTTATGTCAAGAACATGCTGAACTTAAAGCAAGAGGTTTTGACCCTTCTAGAGGTTGGATTGGACCACCAAATGCTCCTCCACCTCATATGCCTCCCACCATGTTTCGTTGA
- the LOC123902403 gene encoding glycine-rich cell wall structural protein, producing the protein MVLGSKKTALLFLLCAHVFVTNVVARNVNNEDEKNLVLGFGKGGGFGVGFGGGGGGGGGGGGGGGGGFGGGGGFGGGAGGGAGFGGGAGGGHGIGGGGGLGGGGGAGGGVGGGHGIGGGIGKGGGLGGGGGFGKGGGVGGGVGGGYGKGGGIGGGHGGGIGKGGGLGGGGGFGKGGGVGGGVGGGHGGGFGKGGGLGGGGGYGKGGGVGGGIGKGGGLGGGGGFGKGGGVGGGIGKGGGVGGGGGFGKGGGVGGGIGKGGGVGGGGGFGKGGGVGGGIGKGGGLGGGGGFGKGGGVGGGIGKGGGVGGGGGFGKGGGVGGGIGKGGGLGGGGGFGKGGGIGGGIGKGGGLGGGIGGGSGGGGGLGGGVGGGSGTGIGGGIGKGGGFGGGIGGGSGGGLGGGNGGGSGGGIGGGFGKGGGFGGGIGGGSGSGIGGGFGKGGGFGGGVGGGAGSGFGGGFGGGGGGGGGGGGGGGGIGQWHH; encoded by the coding sequence ATGGTGCTAGGGAGCAAGAAAACAGCTTTATTGTTCTTGCTTTGTGCACATGTTTTTGTAACTAATGTTGTTGCAAGAAATGTAAACAATGAAGATGAGAAAAACCTTGTTCTCGGATTTGGCAAGGGAGGTGGGTTTGGAGTTGGATTTGGTggaggtggaggaggaggaggaggaggcgGTGGAGGCGGTGGTGGTGGGTTTGGTGGAGGAGGAGGATTTGGtggtggtgctggtggtggagCAGGATTTGGTGGTGGTGCAGGTGGAGGCCATGGAATTGGAGGTGGAGGAGGTTTAGGGGGTGGTGGAGGCGCTGGTGGAGGTGTCGGAGGAGGACATGGGATTGGAGGTGGGATTGGGAAAGGCGGGGGACTTGGCGGCGGTGGTGGATTTGGAAAAGGTGGAGGTGTAGGAGGCGGTGTCGGTGGGGGTTATGGAAAGGGTGGAGGTATTGGAGGTGGTCATGGCGGTGGCATTGGCAAGGGTGGAGGATTAGGAGGTGGTGGTGGCTTTGGAAAAGGTGGCGGTGTTGGAGGAGGTGTGGGTGGTGGCCATGGAGGTGGATTTGGCAAAGGTGGAGGACTTGGTGGTGGAGGAGGCTATGGAAAAGGTGGTGGCGTTGGAGGTGGAATTGGTAAAGGTGGAGGacttggtggtggtggaggctTTGGAAAAGGTGGTGGCGTTGGAGGTGGAATTGGCAAAGGTGGAGGTGTTGGTGGTGGAGGAGGCTTTGGAAAAGGTGGTGGCGTTGGAGGTGGAATTGGCAAAGGTGGAGGTGTTGGTGGTGGAGGAGGCTTTGGAAAAGGTGGTGGCGTTGGAGGTGGAATTGGCAAAGGTGGAGGacttggtggtggtggaggctTTGGAAAAGGTGGTGGCGTTGGAGGTGGAATTGGCAAAGGTGGAGGTGTTGGTGGTGGAGGAGGCTTTGGAAAAGGTGGTGGCGTTGGAGGTGGAATTGGTAAAGGTGGAGGacttggtggtggtggaggctTTGGGAAAGGCGGTGGTATTGGCGGTGGTATTGGTAAAGGTGGAGGTTTAGGTGGTGGTATTGGAGGCGGTTCAGGCGGAGGTGGTGGTTTAGGTGGAGGTGTTGGAGGTGGTTCTGGTACTGGAATTGGTGGTGGAATTGGAAAAGGAGGAGGTTTTGGTGGAGGTATTGGAGGTGGTTCAGGTGGAGGTTTAGGTGGTGGTAATGGAGGTGGTTCTGGTGGTGGCATTGGAGGAGGATTTGGCAAAGGTGGAGGTTTTGGTGGTGGCATTGGAGGAGGTTCTGGCAGTGGTATTGGTGGAGGATTCGGCAAAGGAGGTGGCTTTGGAGGAGGTGTTGGTGGAGGAGCAGGAAGTGGTTTTGGTGGTGGATTtggcggtggtggtggtggcggcGGTGGCGGAGGAGGCGGAGGCGGTGGAATTGGACAATGGCACCATTGA
- the LOC123902402 gene encoding uncharacterized protein LOC123902402 produces the protein MMMSQSHNSRRMLPPGNTRKRKQTEADKPDKPSNKLLAGYLAHEFLTKGTLFGQIFDPTTIDRVDFESDSIIGSAVKSTAVQDTQLTRPNERKEHESYGEVASIVKMNGTHIKGIVNPTQLSRWIGM, from the coding sequence ATGATGATGAGTCAGAGTCATAACTCTCGTAGGATGTTGCCACCTGGCAATACGAGAAAGCGCAAACAAACTGAAGCTGATAAGCCGGATAAACCTTCTAACAAGCTTCTAGCCGGCTATTTAGCTCACGAATTCTTAACTAAAGGGACTCTCTTTGGACAAATTTTTGATCCTACTACCATAGATCGAGTCGATTTTGAATCTGACTCGATCATTGGTTCAGCTGTTAAGTCGACAGCTGTACAAGATACACAGCTGACTCGACCAAACGAGAGAAAGGAGCATGAGAGTTATGGTGAGGTGGCAAGCATAGTGAAGATGAATGGGACCCACATAAAGGGAATTGTGAATCCCACACAACTTTCACGGTGGATTGGTATGTAA
- the LOC123902401 gene encoding peroxisomal membrane protein PMP22 produces MSDKVNDAWKKYLLQLQLHPLRTKAITSAVLAGFSDAVAQKISGAKKLQFRRLLLFMLYGFAYAGPFGHYLHKLMDNLFKGQKGNEAVAKKVFLEQITSSPWNNFFFIMYYGLIIEGRPWSIVMNKVKTDYPSVQLAAWKFWPIVGWVNYQYMPLQFRVLFHSIAGACWGIFLNLKARSVAIKKA; encoded by the exons ATGTCGGACAAAGTCAACGACGCTTGGAAGAAATACCTCCTGCAGCTTCAACTTCATCCTCTCAGAACCAAG GCTATTACTTCAGCAGTTCTAGCTGGTTTTAGTGATGCTGTGGCACAAAAGATTTCTGGGGCTAAGAAGCTTCAGTTCAGAAGATTGCTACTTTTCATG CTCTATGGTTTTGCCTATGCTGGACCCTTTGGACATTATCTCCATAAATTGATGGATAACCTTTTCAAGGGGCAGAAAGGCAATGAAGCTGTTGCTAAGAAG GTATTCCTTGAACAAATAACTAGTTCTCCATGGAACAACTTTTTCTTCATTATGTACTATGGCTTGATTATTGAAG GAAGACCATGGAGTATTGTCATGAACAAAGTAAAAACCGACTACCCTTCTGTCCAGTTGGCAGCGTGGAAG TTTTGGCCTATTGTTGGTTGGGTGAATTACCAGTATATGCCTTTGCAGTTCCGTGTTTTATTTCACAGCATTGCTGGTGCCTGCTG GGGAATCTTTCTGAATCTGAAAGCAAGATCAGTTGCTATCAAAAAGGCGTAG